A single genomic interval of Candidatus Deferrimicrobium sp. harbors:
- a CDS encoding radical SAM protein, whose protein sequence is MNTELQERPDQGIPPSEELLSACRLCPRECGVNRLEGERGFCGAGKLARVAAVSVHHGEEPPISGTRGSGTIFFSHCNMKCLFCQNYPISQYGNGREMDTETLAGEMLRIRDQGVHNVNFVTPTPHMPQMLEAVLLAREKGFDLPVVYNTNGYDTLETLALLDGVVDIYLPDAKYLSSELADTASGTPDYARHNEVAIAEMVRQVGFLSAGDDGIATQGVLVRHLVLPGRVGETEAVLAYLAERHGPELPLSLMGQYFPAWQAATIGGFDRKVTRKEYDRAIEAAERRGFRNVFIQER, encoded by the coding sequence GTGAATACAGAATTGCAGGAGCGTCCGGACCAGGGGATCCCCCCTTCGGAGGAGCTCCTATCGGCTTGTCGTTTGTGCCCCAGGGAGTGCGGCGTGAACCGCCTCGAAGGGGAGCGGGGGTTCTGCGGCGCGGGGAAGCTCGCGCGCGTCGCCGCCGTTTCCGTACACCACGGCGAGGAACCGCCGATTTCGGGGACGCGCGGCTCGGGGACGATCTTTTTCAGTCACTGCAACATGAAGTGCCTCTTCTGCCAGAATTACCCGATCAGCCAGTACGGGAACGGGAGGGAGATGGACACGGAAACGCTGGCGGGGGAGATGCTTCGGATCCGGGACCAGGGGGTTCACAACGTCAATTTCGTAACTCCCACCCCGCACATGCCGCAGATGCTGGAGGCGGTTCTTCTGGCTCGCGAAAAGGGATTCGACCTCCCGGTCGTCTACAACACGAACGGGTACGACACGCTCGAAACGCTCGCGCTCCTCGACGGCGTCGTCGACATCTACCTGCCGGACGCGAAATACCTTTCGTCGGAGCTTGCCGACACGGCCTCCGGAACCCCCGACTATGCGCGGCACAATGAAGTCGCCATCGCCGAGATGGTGCGCCAGGTCGGGTTCCTCTCCGCCGGCGACGACGGCATCGCCACCCAGGGGGTCCTCGTCCGCCATCTCGTCCTTCCGGGAAGGGTCGGGGAGACGGAGGCGGTGCTGGCGTACCTGGCGGAAAGGCACGGTCCGGAGCTTCCCCTGTCCCTGATGGGGCAATATTTTCCGGCATGGCAGGCCGCGACCATCGGCGGATTCGATAGGAAGGTGACGCGAAAAGAGTACGACCGGGCGATCGAGGCCGCGGAGCGGCGTGGATTCCGGAACGTTTTCATACAGGAACGATAG